The BD1-7 clade bacterium region ATACCACATCGCCAACCCATCCCGGTATAACGCTTGCCTGTGCCGTTCATTGGCCGGCAACCAGTTCTCCCACGAGAAACCTGCCCGAATTAAAAACTCCAACAAACTCAAATGATGGCGAAGCACCCTCTGAATCCGGTGAGGCTTCACGGGATTAAACAAACCCGTTGGGCCCAACTGCCAAGGATTTTTGCGCAGCCAGCGCCATGAGCCCATCTCCAGTGTCAAAGGTAATAACAGCCTTTCATGTTCATATGCACGTTGATAGGTGTAATCCCACAAATCCCCGTGCGTGACATAGTGTCGAGACTGCGGCTCAAATACATAGTTATGATGCGGATTATTGCGCTGCAGCAGTTGATTGAGCTCAAAAAATTCAGGGAGGTGAGGAACAGGGTCAGTCGTTGAAGCCATCGGAAACCACAACCGGTCTACAGCCCCAAAACCGGAATGAACATCTAAAACCATCGTCAGAGGCGCACGGTCAACTTCCTCAAACACTAAACTAGTCAGTGCTTCAGATTCTGGTTCCATTTCCCCCTGTGTTCCACGATACCAAGGGAGGCCTCTCGTCAAACGCTGCCCGCCCACCAAAAAACTCACCTTACCAGCGGCATCATGAGGTGCATTGCGCATCAAATCGACACCACGCCCATTACTGCGCATGTTGAAACGAAAACCGACGGGGTTGGCTACCGGAACAAACCACAAACGCAGATTATCGAGAATATGGAGAACGCTTGAATCCCAACTGAGTCGTTGCAACATGTGATTCAGAAATGCCTGAACAACCTGCGCACCAATACGCTCTATACCATGTATGCCGCCGATGAAAAAAATGACAGGCACATCGGGTTTATCAGTACCAATGGAAAACGCATGAACATCGTAAGATTCGCCCTGATGCTCACGCGTCGTCAACACACGGTGATTGACATAATCCGTTTTGGTACCACTGAGAACCTTTAGCTGCTCAAGTGTTTCAGCAGCTTCTTTATCTCCATACACAGATGAATTCCCCAACGCGAGATAACATTAACTGCAACTTACACTGGCAGTCGTCCTAGCCAATTGAATAGATGCGAGAACGACGTCAAGCAACCTGACAAACACCATCAACAACTGCACCGACCATCAATCTGAAGAATCGACGCTTGAAACAAGCGTCGATGAGTTAGTCACCGATGTAACGCTGACGTTTAGAATCTTTCACCTTATCCACATGAACAACGATAAAGCCGTCGATGCAATCAGAAAACTGATGATCAACATTGAAACCAGAAAACTCCGTGCCGCCCTCATGGCAAAGCTCGGTGTATTGCTTGTAGAGTGTCGGCACCGATTCACCCAACGCGCCCATCAATTCGCGCAACTTGGCAAAACGCGCTTTGTAATCATTCAGGCCGTCAAAGGCAGCATCTAGACGTACACGTTCTTTATCCGAAATCTGATACTCATTGGGGGCAGAAACCAACGCACTCTCACAAGCGAAAAAGCGGGTATAAAAATACACCAACACATCTTTTGCAGCATCGGAATACGCAGCACTGATACTGACCGGGCCAAACATGGTATCGATATGCGGATACTTTTTCAGGTAGGCACCAATACCGTACCAAAGGTAATCGAGCGAACGACGCCCCCAGTATCGTGGCTGAATAAAACTACGCCCCAGCTCTAAACCATTTTCCACACACTGATCCATTGCCGGATTAAAGTCGAATAGCGTTTGAGTGTAGAGTTTCGACAACGACTTTTTGTCTTCAGGCATCTCGTGAGCGAGAGCTTTGGCAGATTGCACTAGGCGGTATGCACCGACAATTTCAAGATCAGTATCATCCCACAAGACGATGTGATCATAGTAATGGTCGTAGTAATCTACATCGCGACGCTTACNACTGCCCTCTTTTACCGCCCGGAAGGTCAGTTCACGCAATCGACCAATCTCACGCATGACCACCGAGTTAGTGGCGTAGTTATAGAGGTAAATTTTCTTGCCATCAGAGGTTTCACCAAGTAACTCACATTGACGAATTTCACGTTTCAATAACAAACGATCTTCCGGGTGCGCCACTGTTTCGTAGTCCGGTACAAAACCCAATAGGTGCTTTCCCTTACCGAGCTTATACACATATTTTTTGAACAGTTTTACCTTGGCATCGATTTTAAGATCCAGGTTTTGATACTGATCCGGATAGATTGCATGCCCTACCCTCACGTCGACATGCTGGTTCGCCTGCTTAAACATCTCGCGCACTAACCAGATACCGCTTGCCGGTTTGGATAAAAACGACAAGGCATAGAAAAACAGTGAATTACGCCCGTTAACAAACAGCGGTAGAATCGGCGCATTGGTCGCCTGAGCAAATCGCAAAAAGCCCTTATCCCAACGGCCATCTTTGATGCCTGATGGCCCGAATCGGGATACCTCTCCCGCTGGGAAGATAATCACCGCGCCTTCGGATTCAAGATACTTTCGAATGTCCTTGATGGATTCCTTACGGGTCTTATTCGACATATTATCGACAGGCAACAACAGAGAGCGTAACGGCTCAATTGCATACAACAGCTCATTAGCGATGACTTTTACATCTGGGCGTACATCCTTGATCATCTTCAAAAGAGCCAAACCGTCGAGACTGCCAATCGGATGATTAGCGACAATCACAACGCGCCCGGTATCAGGAATACGTGCGACTTCTCGGTCAAATACCCGATAGTCAAAATCGAAGTACTCAAGCACCTGTTCGACAAAATCGAAACCTTCAAGATGCGGGTATTTTTCTTCAAACGCCTGAAATTCGCGTTCATGCAGAAAATACTTGAGGATAGTAGAGAGCGTTCGATTGAGAACAGGGTGCTTTCGGGAAAAATGCGGCAGTTTTTCTGCCAGAACCGCATCAACACTGATCATGCTTTAACCTTCGGGTTGCAATTAAACCAGCTTCAACAGGCCTTTCAATCAGACGTAACCAAGGTTAAGGGAGCGGTAAAAAGTAACCGGCACGTTCGCACTGACAGGGATCGAATACAACTCAATCGCCAGCACTATCAGGCACAATAACTTACGCCATCCTCAACCAGATATCGCCTTCATGCGGATACCGGCACTGCATCAGCAGATCCGACACAGCTTCGCTTTCACGATTTCCTTGCTGGGCCGGGCTTTCAGCTTTATCTACCCATTGAGCCAAGAACCTAAACACCTACATAACGTTTGCGCTTAGAAGCTCCTACATCCGGGCATACCTAAACAGCATCGTTCAATCGTCGTATTACGCCTGCCCAATATTTATCTATCGCACAAACTTCGTATCGTTGATGTAACCAGCATACTGGCCCGATTTCGAAGTAACGGCGTACACGATTTGAGACGCGTACATTCAGTGATGACCAGATAATTTATCTGATCACAATTCGATCAAATTTAATCAGCTAAAGTGTCAGATGCATGACAACCCAACGAACCTTTTGTGACACCCTAATCGCGAATAACCATTACCCAATCAAGATCGATAAATTAGCGAATTCGGCCATCTAGCTAGTGCCAGAGTTCACTTAATCGCAGCGGCCGAGGGCTTCACCCGAAAATGCGCTAGGCATTTCGGATCAAGAGGTTCTTTACGCTCATAGACCTTGATGAATGCAAAGGGTTTAGTCAAACCTGTAGAAACCTGTAAATTGATAACTAATTCACCCTCAGGATTCAGGGAAAACTGCTCATCAATATAGGAGCCATGGGGAGTGGTTGTTTCAACAATCAAGTGATGATCGTCCCAACCTGCAATCACTGAATTGGCTTTATTCAGATTGCTGAGCGAAACCTGGCGCATTGCACCATTAGTGCTGAAACGCCGGTTTTGCAGTTGACTGGAAAAAGTGACCCAGCCATCGTCAACAACAACGTCGAGTGGTGACTGGTCGAATACAAAACCAGGAAGCCCGGTTTTGGGAGATATCTTGGCGCCAACATCACCGCTCTTTTTGGCAGCATCAGAGCCTGTCGCATATGAGCGCTTTTGAAAGGCGTCAACTTCGCGGGAGTGATTGCGCGATAACCCGCTTGATGCACTGGAATCCAATAACCACGTGCCATTGATACACGTATCGGCATGGGCCGTCGCGCAGCCGATCGATAGCAAAACGGATGCCAGTATCGCCCTAATATGAAGACCGAGACGGATCGCCGTAGGCGGAGTTAACTGAAGATAACCTTCTGTTCCTGCTTGAATCGTTCCTGGCATTTGGCATTCACCGCGCTCTTTTCTGCATTATCATAGCGAGTCCAGTCCGTAATTTCCTGTGCAGTTCTATAACATCCCTGACACACATCCTTATCATCAAGTACGCAGATGGATACACAAGGTGATGCTACTTCGTCAGTCATTGTCAGTCATCTCACTATTGGAGGTTATTTATGATCCGCAGCGACACGTCGCAACGTTCGGTTAAACAGGTCGGCATTTTTCACATAGTTACCCGCACCAGCCAGCAATAAAGCGCGTGTCTCTTCATCCAGCGTTTTAACAATTTTGCCCGGGCTACCCAGCACCATCGAGCCATCAGGTATTTCCATCCCTTCGGTAATCAGCGCATTTGCACCAATCAAGCAGCCTTTACCGATACGAGCCCCATTGAGAACAACCGCGTTCATGCCAATCAACGTGCCCTCGCCAATCGAGCAGCCATGCAACATCACTTTGTGCCCGACAGTGACATTGTCACCAATATGCAGCGGAAACCCAGGATCCACGTGCAGCATGCTCAGATCTTGAATATTGGTGTTTTCGCCGATAGTCACCACATCGTTTTCAGCCCGAATAACGGTGTTAAACCATATGCTGGCATTGGATTTGACACGAACATCGCCAATAAGCGTCGCTGTCGGCGCAATAAAATGACCTTCGCCATCAAAACTCGGCGCTTTCCCATCAATTTCGAACACATTCATTCGAGTGTTTCCTCAAGATCAGCCAATGTCAGCACTGGCCATACTTCATAAGCCGGCTCTTCATACGGGTGAGCATTGATCATCGCACGAACAGCATCGAGAATATGTGCAGTCGCACACACCAGCTCAACTTTCAGTTCATCCACATGTTCAAGATCACCAACCACACCAATGGCAGGGCTTGCGCCATCTAACGGGCGAAATTGCCCAGTACCCGCAGATTCAAAACAACATTCGCGGTAATCACCAATCGCACCAGCACCCGTCGCAAAAACAGCGGTCTTTACCGCGTCTGCGTCTGCAGACGGCACATAAAAGCAAAACTTGTACATGAGCATCCCTTTTTGTGCCTGTAAGAACTGCACGTTCGTAAACTAACAGCATTGCAGATTTAAGGGAGCCTCTAAAAGCACTGACGGGGCAAAATTCGATGAAAACGGCCGGGACGACTCTCAGGTTTATGTGCAATAAACGACCGATTTCAATTAAATTTTAACGACGCCAGCGCAAGCAAGATAGTTTTTAGAGGCTCCCTTAATCCCGTTATCGAGTTATTTCACCACATCTGCTGGCGGGCGCATTTCACGTGC contains the following coding sequences:
- the yrdA_2 gene encoding Protein YrdA, producing the protein MNVFEIDGKAPSFDGEGHFIAPTATLIGDVRVKSNASIWFNTVIRAENDVVTIGENTNIQDLSMLHVDPGFPLHIGDNVTVGHKVMLHGCSIGEGTLIGMNAVVLNGARIGKGCLIGANALITEGMEIPDGSMVLGSPGKIVKTLDEETRALLLAGAGNYVKNADLFNRTLRRVAADHK
- a CDS encoding GTP cyclohydrolase 1 type 2 translates to MYKFCFYVPSADADAVKTAVFATGAGAIGDYRECCFESAGTGQFRPLDGASPAIGVVGDLEHVDELKVELVCATAHILDAVRAMINAHPYEEPAYEVWPVLTLADLEETLE